From a single Methanofollis sp. W23 genomic region:
- the hemB gene encoding porphobilinogen synthase encodes MFPERRLRRLRKRTLQPLFRETRLTAEDLIMPVFFDETIDTAVPIASMPGQWRYPIGDAAAVARRLDDAGVRAVILFGIPAEKDAGAHSAYTENGVVQQALAAIKSACPEMVIITDVCACEYTDHGHCGVIGETCSGEIDLLNDPSLVLMQKIAVSQAQAGADMVAPSCMLDGQVCAIRKALDDAGYAEVPIMSYSTKFASAFYGPFRDAADSGYSFGDRTTYQMDPANAREGFTESEMDAAEGADVLMVKPAGMYLDVLAAVHEIGLPVAAYQVSGEYSMLKAAAAQGWLDEKACALESLTCIKRAGADLIITYYAEDVARWLSEEQ; translated from the coding sequence ATGTTCCCAGAGAGACGACTGAGACGACTGAGAAAGAGAACCCTCCAACCCCTCTTCAGGGAGACGAGGCTGACGGCAGAAGACCTTATTATGCCGGTCTTCTTTGACGAGACAATCGACACAGCGGTTCCCATTGCATCGATGCCAGGACAGTGGCGTTACCCGATCGGCGACGCCGCCGCCGTGGCGCGACGCCTGGACGACGCCGGGGTGCGGGCGGTCATCCTCTTCGGGATCCCGGCCGAGAAAGACGCCGGGGCTCACTCGGCCTATACCGAGAACGGGGTGGTCCAGCAGGCCTTGGCTGCAATCAAATCTGCATGCCCGGAGATGGTGATAATCACTGACGTTTGCGCCTGTGAATATACCGACCACGGCCACTGTGGGGTCATCGGCGAGACGTGCAGCGGGGAGATCGATCTCCTCAACGACCCCTCTCTTGTCCTGATGCAGAAGATCGCCGTAAGCCAGGCCCAGGCCGGCGCCGACATGGTCGCCCCCTCCTGCATGCTCGACGGCCAGGTGTGTGCGATCAGGAAAGCCCTCGACGACGCGGGGTATGCCGAGGTCCCCATCATGTCGTACTCCACCAAGTTTGCGAGCGCCTTCTACGGCCCCTTCAGGGACGCCGCCGACTCAGGCTATTCTTTCGGCGACCGGACCACCTACCAGATGGACCCGGCGAACGCCAGAGAGGGCTTCACCGAGTCTGAGATGGACGCCGCAGAAGGCGCCGACGTCCTGATGGTCAAACCCGCCGGGATGTACCTCGACGTCCTTGCCGCGGTGCACGAGATCGGGCTTCCGGTCGCCGCCTACCAGGTCTCAGGCGAGTACTCCATGCTCAAGGCCGCGGCCGCACAGGGCTGGCTCGACGAGAAAGCCTGTGCCCTTGAGAGCCTTACCTGTATCAAGCGGGCGGGTGCCGACCTGATCATTACCTATTATGCAGAAGACGTAGCGAGGTGGCTGAGTGAAGAGCAGTGA
- the hemL gene encoding glutamate-1-semialdehyde 2,1-aminomutase, translated as MKSSELFEDAKTMMPGGVSSPVRAIQPYPFYTARGHGPYLTTVDGDELIDCCMGYGPLVLGHAHQAVREAIETQVTEGWLYGTPCPQELNLARRVIDDHPSIEMVRFVSSGSEATMAAIRLARAATGRQEIIKIEGGFHGAHDAVLVKAGSGATTMGVPDSAGIVPDLVKHTRQVAYNDLEGLDAVLSSSEDIAALIIEPVMGNVGPVLPEKGYLQEVRRLTREHDALLIFDEVITGYRLGIGGAQNYFGVTPDLTTLGKIIGGGLPVGAFGGRKDLMEQVAPQGPVYQAGTFSGNPLTMAAGTAALGWLHDHPEIYPHLDEGTRAIGEACEDAHAGGSFVRIGSMYKYFFRPEPPQNYTEAKESDTTRFRTFWEKMLAHGVFLPPSQFETEFISAAHTDEIIEHIADRYRTCLSS; from the coding sequence GTGAAGAGCAGTGAACTCTTTGAAGACGCAAAAACAATGATGCCCGGCGGGGTCTCAAGCCCGGTGCGGGCGATCCAGCCTTACCCCTTTTACACCGCCAGGGGGCACGGACCATACCTCACCACAGTGGACGGAGACGAACTCATCGACTGTTGTATGGGGTACGGCCCCCTCGTCCTGGGCCATGCTCACCAGGCGGTCAGAGAGGCGATCGAGACTCAGGTGACTGAAGGCTGGCTGTACGGTACCCCGTGCCCGCAAGAACTCAATCTTGCCAGGCGGGTCATCGACGACCACCCCTCCATCGAGATGGTCAGGTTTGTCTCAAGTGGATCCGAAGCGACGATGGCGGCGATCAGGCTTGCCCGCGCCGCCACCGGCAGGCAGGAGATCATCAAGATCGAGGGCGGGTTCCACGGCGCCCACGACGCCGTCCTGGTCAAGGCGGGGTCAGGGGCGACGACGATGGGCGTCCCCGACTCGGCGGGCATCGTCCCCGACCTGGTGAAGCATACGAGACAGGTGGCATACAACGACCTTGAGGGCCTGGACGCTGTCCTCTCCTCCTCAGAGGATATCGCCGCCCTCATCATCGAACCGGTGATGGGCAATGTCGGGCCTGTCCTCCCTGAGAAAGGCTATCTCCAGGAGGTGAGGCGCCTCACCAGGGAGCACGACGCCCTCCTCATCTTCGACGAGGTGATCACCGGGTACCGCCTCGGGATCGGTGGGGCACAGAACTATTTCGGGGTCACTCCAGACCTCACCACCCTGGGTAAGATCATCGGCGGCGGGCTCCCTGTTGGGGCCTTTGGCGGGCGAAAAGACCTGATGGAGCAGGTCGCCCCGCAGGGCCCGGTCTACCAGGCCGGCACCTTCAGCGGCAACCCGCTTACCATGGCGGCCGGGACCGCCGCCCTGGGATGGCTCCACGACCACCCCGAGATCTACCCGCACCTCGACGAGGGGACGAGGGCGATCGGGGAGGCCTGCGAGGACGCCCATGCAGGCGGGTCCTTTGTCAGGATCGGGTCGATGTACAAATACTTCTTCAGGCCAGAGCCCCCACAAAATTACACCGAGGCAAAGGAGAGCGACACCACACGGTTCCGCACCTTCTGGGAGAAGATGCTCGCGCACGGGGTCTTCCTCCCGCCCTCCCAGTTCGAGACCGAGTTCATCTCGGCCGCACACACCGACGAGATCATCGAACATATCGCAGACAGATACCGCACATGTCTCTCATCATAG
- the hemC gene encoding hydroxymethylbilane synthase — protein sequence MSLIIGTRGSTLALAQTERACKALNNMGIEVETAVIRTKGDADTGVALHEVGGQGIFVRALDEAIIDGTIDAAVHSMKDIPAQRPRGVFTGAVLRRDAPEDFLAHDMPIEDVQVVGTASTRRRAQLLRHDPEIEVKQLRGNVETRLRKMREGEYDAIVLARAGLDRLGYTAKGERLPVSQFVPSPNQGAIAVVCRNDPEIIDQIAGLNDPQTRKDAGIERIVMQEVGGGCFTPQGIYCKDGHLIAEVLSLDGQRQVRIEEDISTPEEAEQCGRHLKKEAGDLIREAYKALGLVL from the coding sequence ATGTCTCTCATCATAGGCACACGGGGCAGTACACTCGCCCTCGCCCAGACCGAACGGGCCTGCAAGGCGCTGAACAATATGGGCATCGAGGTCGAGACTGCTGTCATCAGAACGAAAGGCGACGCAGATACTGGAGTAGCCCTCCACGAAGTAGGAGGCCAGGGCATCTTTGTCAGGGCCCTCGACGAGGCGATCATCGACGGGACCATCGACGCCGCGGTCCACTCCATGAAGGACATCCCGGCCCAGCGGCCGCGCGGGGTTTTCACCGGGGCGGTGCTCAGGCGTGACGCTCCCGAAGATTTCCTGGCCCACGACATGCCGATCGAAGATGTCCAGGTGGTCGGGACCGCCTCGACACGGCGTCGGGCACAGCTCCTCAGGCACGACCCCGAGATCGAGGTGAAACAGCTCCGCGGCAATGTGGAGACGCGCCTGAGAAAGATGCGGGAGGGTGAATACGACGCCATCGTCCTTGCCAGGGCCGGCCTCGACCGTCTTGGCTACACGGCGAAGGGAGAACGTCTCCCGGTCTCGCAGTTTGTCCCGTCCCCCAACCAGGGAGCGATCGCCGTCGTCTGCAGGAACGACCCCGAGATCATCGACCAGATCGCCGGGCTCAATGATCCCCAGACTCGAAAAGACGCGGGGATCGAACGGATCGTAATGCAGGAGGTCGGTGGAGGATGTTTCACTCCGCAGGGCATCTATTGCAAGGACGGCCACCTCATCGCCGAGGTTCTCTCGCTTGACGGCCAGCGGCAGGTCAGGATCGAGGAAGACATCTCGACCCCTGAAGAGGCGGAACAGTGCGGGCGGCACCTGAAGAAGGAGGCGGGCGACCTCATCAGAGAGGCGTACAAAGCACTGGGGCTGGTCCTGTGA
- the cobA gene encoding uroporphyrinogen-III C-methyltransferase translates to MSGKVTLVGSGPGGLGLLTLRGREAIDAAEVVLYDQLPGEEVLATLPEAAERIDCGKHGGDHTLEQDEIEALMVERARQGKRVVRLKGGDPFLFGRGGEEMETLRAHGIEVEVVPGITSAIAVPEAVGIPVTHRRFASQVTVLTGHEDPTKGESALDWQLLAKSRGTIVVLMGVKNLPKIAAALIANGKDADTPVAIIERGMRPDQRVTAGPLGEIADLARQRRVKPPAVIVIGEVAGLYDGTIVYRA, encoded by the coding sequence GTGAGCGGGAAGGTCACGCTGGTGGGCTCAGGCCCCGGCGGGCTCGGGCTCCTCACGCTCAGGGGGCGCGAGGCGATCGACGCCGCCGAGGTCGTCCTCTATGACCAGCTTCCTGGCGAAGAGGTCCTCGCCACCCTCCCTGAAGCTGCCGAGCGGATCGACTGCGGCAAGCACGGCGGGGACCACACCCTTGAACAGGACGAGATCGAGGCCCTCATGGTCGAGCGGGCACGCCAGGGCAAGAGGGTCGTCAGGCTCAAGGGCGGCGACCCCTTCCTCTTCGGGCGGGGCGGCGAGGAGATGGAGACCCTCCGTGCGCACGGGATCGAGGTCGAGGTCGTCCCAGGGATCACCTCGGCGATCGCCGTCCCTGAAGCCGTCGGGATCCCGGTGACCCACCGGCGCTTCGCCTCGCAGGTGACGGTCCTCACCGGGCACGAGGACCCGACCAAAGGAGAGTCTGCCCTGGACTGGCAACTCCTGGCAAAGAGCAGGGGGACGATCGTGGTCCTGATGGGGGTCAAAAACCTCCCCAAGATCGCCGCCGCTCTCATCGCCAACGGCAAGGACGCCGACACCCCGGTGGCCATCATCGAACGCGGGATGCGGCCTGACCAGCGGGTGACGGCCGGGCCGCTCGGGGAGATCGCCGACCTCGCCCGCCAGCGCCGGGTGAAGCCCCCGGCGGTCATCGTCATCGGCGAGGTCGCCGGGCTGTACGACGGCACGATCGTCTACCGCGCCTGA
- a CDS encoding NAD(P)-dependent oxidoreductase — protein sequence MYRGGESGDPLRVGVAGTGFIARGFMLTLNGQEGMVPGPVLTRRSLHDLSGLPMNFTPTNAVEDLIEGSDLVVECSGHVLHATEVIEEVMAAGLPVVTMDAETQVTTGSYFAEKGVFTEAEGDQPGCLAALREEVLQMGFVPLVYGNIKGYLNHNPTPAEMDYWGKKQAITLDKVTSFTDGTKVQFEQALVANGLGAGIIRPGLLGPGTRDLTAGAEMLAETAMLAGEPVSDYILSPDGPPGVFIAALHDDRVKGYLSNFKMGEGPVYTLVRNFHLCNFEIKKTVQRIAASGEPLLNNGPAPAISVATIAKTALAPGQAIPQGMGSFVVRGSTVRTAEVPDHVPIGLVYDAKVKRKVSAGSVLTWDDLEVPETRAREIWEGLLGRRAALQAR from the coding sequence ATGTACAGGGGGGGAGAGAGCGGCGACCCGCTACGGGTCGGGGTCGCCGGGACGGGTTTCATCGCCCGCGGATTTATGTTGACGCTCAATGGGCAGGAGGGGATGGTACCGGGGCCGGTCCTGACAAGACGTTCATTACATGACCTATCTGGCCTGCCGATGAATTTCACACCGACCAATGCCGTCGAAGACCTCATCGAAGGTTCCGACCTGGTCGTCGAGTGTTCAGGTCACGTCCTCCACGCCACCGAGGTGATCGAGGAGGTGATGGCCGCCGGTCTGCCGGTGGTCACGATGGACGCCGAGACCCAGGTGACGACAGGGTCGTACTTCGCAGAGAAAGGAGTATTTACCGAGGCCGAAGGCGACCAGCCAGGATGTCTTGCGGCGTTGCGGGAGGAGGTGCTCCAGATGGGGTTTGTGCCCCTGGTCTATGGGAACATCAAGGGCTACCTCAACCACAACCCCACCCCCGCGGAGATGGACTACTGGGGGAAGAAACAGGCGATCACCCTGGACAAGGTCACGTCCTTCACTGACGGGACCAAGGTCCAGTTCGAGCAGGCGCTGGTGGCCAATGGCCTTGGTGCCGGGATCATCAGGCCCGGCCTCCTCGGGCCCGGGACCAGGGATCTCACCGCGGGGGCGGAGATGCTTGCCGAGACCGCAATGCTTGCCGGCGAACCGGTGAGCGACTATATCCTCTCGCCGGACGGGCCTCCAGGGGTCTTTATCGCCGCCCTCCATGACGACCGGGTCAAGGGATATCTCAGCAACTTCAAGATGGGAGAAGGCCCGGTATACACCCTGGTCAGGAACTTCCATCTCTGCAACTTCGAGATCAAAAAGACAGTCCAGAGGATCGCCGCCAGCGGAGAACCGCTCCTGAACAACGGCCCGGCACCGGCGATCTCGGTGGCGACCATTGCAAAGACCGCCCTCGCACCTGGCCAGGCGATCCCGCAAGGGATGGGGAGTTTTGTGGTGCGCGGGAGCACGGTCAGGACCGCCGAAGTCCCTGATCATGTCCCGATCGGGCTGGTCTATGACGCAAAGGTAAAAAGAAAAGTCTCGGCCGGGTCGGTCCTCACCTGGGACGACCTCGAGGTCCCTGAGACCCGTGCCAGAGAGATCTGGGAGGGGCTCCTGGGGCGCCGGGCGGCGCTTCAGGCGCGGTAG
- a CDS encoding dTDP-4-dehydrorhamnose 3,5-epimerase family protein produces MIDGVKAKPLQFVPDERGRLMEIIRCDDECFKKFGQVYMTTSYPGVVKAWHCHHVQTDNICCVKGMIQFALYDSREDSPTFGQVDEFFFGEHSPLLLTIPPYVYHGWKCISEGESIIVSTPTEPYDPTHPDEYRLPADSPEIPYDWLLLPGQRNG; encoded by the coding sequence ATGATCGACGGTGTAAAGGCAAAGCCCTTGCAGTTCGTACCTGACGAGCGGGGGCGGTTGATGGAGATCATCAGGTGTGATGACGAATGTTTCAAGAAGTTCGGGCAGGTCTATATGACCACCAGTTACCCGGGCGTGGTGAAGGCCTGGCACTGCCACCATGTCCAGACCGACAACATCTGCTGCGTGAAAGGGATGATCCAATTCGCCCTGTACGACAGCCGCGAGGACTCCCCGACCTTCGGCCAGGTGGACGAGTTCTTCTTCGGTGAGCACTCGCCCCTCCTCCTCACGATCCCGCCCTATGTCTACCATGGGTGGAAGTGCATCTCAGAGGGGGAGTCGATCATCGTCTCGACCCCGACCGAACCGTACGACCCCACACATCCCGACGAGTACCGCCTCCCGGCCGATTCCCCGGAGATCCCGTACGACTGGCTTCTCCTGCCAGGGCAGCGGAACGGCTAA